In Amycolatopsis jiangsuensis, the following proteins share a genomic window:
- a CDS encoding WhiB family transcriptional regulator: MDDLQLIGIAWRLDRLRWVPTDVLTNIVTSDGACMTPAAGGPPDARDDREFAKRLCGGCPVQDECLELELWTAGAETVGVWGAMTDDDRRALHPHWLRRGERIDRGER; this comes from the coding sequence ATGGACGACCTCCAGCTGATCGGCATCGCGTGGCGGCTGGACCGCTTGCGATGGGTGCCCACCGATGTCCTGACCAACATCGTGACCAGCGACGGAGCCTGCATGACTCCGGCCGCGGGCGGGCCGCCGGACGCTCGTGACGATCGGGAGTTCGCCAAGCGCTTGTGCGGTGGCTGCCCGGTCCAGGACGAGTGCCTTGAACTGGAGCTTTGGACGGCCGGCGCCGAGACGGTCGGCGTCTGGGGCGCGATGACCGACGACGACCGGCGCGCGCTGCACCCGCACTGGCTGCGGCGCGGCGAGCGGATCGATCGGGGTGAGCGATGA
- a CDS encoding helix-turn-helix domain-containing protein, translating to MNTKTTFHAISESAWILGVSRNTVSRAIRTGALRATRCRTGLRVSSAELAKALQDGGAAWTTSS from the coding sequence ATGAACACCAAAACGACCTTTCACGCCATTTCCGAGTCCGCGTGGATTCTCGGCGTCTCCCGCAACACGGTCAGCCGGGCGATCCGGACTGGCGCCCTGCGCGCCACCCGATGCCGGACCGGCCTGCGTGTCTCCTCCGCCGAGCTGGCCAAGGCGCTTCAGGACGGAGGTGCGGCATGGACGACCTCCAGCTGA
- a CDS encoding helix-turn-helix domain-containing protein, whose amino-acid sequence MTEDWAAVAKAIDMRVRELGWRQRELAERSHVSQATVRELQHHVVERRRSARTLEALSTTLGWHPRHLLAVLQNRTPPHPDEPADDGNELASRLDALEQRLAEITDRLEDVQTSLATVVEHIRPKR is encoded by the coding sequence GTGACGGAGGACTGGGCGGCGGTCGCGAAGGCGATCGACATGCGCGTGCGGGAACTGGGCTGGCGGCAACGCGAGCTGGCCGAGCGGTCGCACGTGTCGCAAGCGACCGTGCGCGAGCTTCAGCACCACGTCGTCGAGCGGCGCCGCAGTGCCCGGACGCTTGAAGCGCTGTCGACGACGCTGGGCTGGCACCCGCGGCATCTGCTCGCCGTGCTGCAGAACCGCACGCCGCCGCACCCGGATGAGCCGGCCGACGACGGCAACGAGCTCGCGTCCAGATTGGACGCGCTTGAACAGCGGCTGGCCGAAATCACCGACCGGCTCGAAGACGTTCAAACAAGCCTGGCGACCGTGGTCGAGCACATCCGGCCGAAGCGTTAG
- a CDS encoding transcriptional regulator — MRLSQERFAERLGISARTVGAWHKKPDLRPQSDMQQVLDTALAQASDAERDRFGELTGDAPASASPAASSEADERLDADPHIGAALEWLDRHAHWTPGTARRAVADRLARIDVQQLQDRGTRRGWVSQRDVVAALTTYYGSRLDDHGLYTAQCGDLAMNTSVLTCADWLDLDCELRPPYDQFRVPSAQPEADLDLADHAADRAVQRLAETLSMNTRLTDSPIYRLTSADIREHQLRGTFGVSQFVHYALTADLLEGELVDAVAAGSTAMPLRDRYLPDLRSVLDVGERLCAGGVLALTAIARPADPYRGDADYLLLVQERSGNVLNAARRLAVIPKGFHQPLTDLRRDAQVGMTLRREMEEELFGRPDVDNTLGDMLAADPLHPSKLTEPMSWLIAQPGRLRMECTGFGLNLVSGNYEFASLIVIDDEEFWARYGGVVEANWESATLRQYSTTDDELVTELLGDVAWSNEGLFAMSQGLRRLAEIGGERVKLPAIEWEISQ, encoded by the coding sequence TTGCGGCTGAGTCAGGAGCGCTTCGCCGAACGCCTGGGAATCAGCGCGCGCACGGTCGGGGCGTGGCACAAGAAACCGGATCTTCGACCGCAATCAGACATGCAACAGGTCTTGGACACGGCGTTGGCGCAGGCGTCGGACGCCGAGCGCGACCGGTTCGGCGAGCTGACCGGCGACGCACCGGCCAGCGCCTCGCCGGCCGCGTCGAGCGAGGCTGATGAACGCCTGGACGCCGACCCTCACATCGGCGCCGCACTGGAGTGGCTCGACCGTCACGCGCACTGGACGCCGGGCACCGCGCGTCGCGCCGTCGCCGATCGCCTCGCCCGCATCGACGTCCAACAGCTTCAAGACCGCGGGACTCGGCGTGGTTGGGTCAGCCAACGTGACGTCGTCGCCGCGCTGACCACCTACTATGGCAGCCGGCTCGACGACCACGGCCTGTATACGGCGCAATGCGGTGATCTCGCCATGAACACCAGCGTCCTGACCTGCGCAGACTGGCTCGACCTGGATTGCGAGCTGCGTCCGCCGTACGACCAGTTCCGGGTTCCGAGCGCGCAGCCGGAAGCCGACCTCGACCTGGCGGACCACGCCGCCGACCGCGCCGTTCAGCGACTCGCCGAGACGCTGTCCATGAACACCCGGCTCACGGACAGTCCGATCTACCGGCTCACGAGCGCGGACATCCGTGAACACCAGCTTCGCGGCACGTTCGGAGTGTCCCAGTTCGTGCACTACGCGCTGACGGCCGACCTTCTCGAAGGTGAACTGGTCGACGCGGTGGCCGCGGGCTCGACGGCGATGCCGCTCAGGGACCGTTACCTGCCGGACCTCCGCTCGGTGCTCGACGTCGGCGAGCGGCTCTGCGCGGGCGGCGTCCTTGCGCTGACGGCGATCGCCCGGCCCGCCGACCCGTACCGCGGAGACGCCGACTACTTGCTACTGGTCCAAGAGCGGTCCGGCAACGTGTTGAACGCGGCGCGTCGGCTCGCGGTGATACCGAAGGGCTTCCACCAGCCGCTGACCGACCTCCGCCGCGACGCGCAGGTGGGCATGACACTTCGCCGTGAGATGGAAGAAGAGCTGTTCGGCCGGCCCGACGTCGACAACACCCTGGGCGACATGCTAGCGGCGGACCCACTGCACCCAAGCAAGCTCACCGAGCCGATGAGCTGGCTCATCGCGCAGCCCGGCCGGCTGCGGATGGAGTGCACGGGGTTCGGCCTGAACCTCGTCAGCGGAAACTACGAGTTCGCCAGCCTGATCGTCATCGACGACGAAGAGTTTTGGGCACGCTACGGAGGAGTGGTCGAAGCAAACTGGGAATCCGCGACTCTTCGTCAGTATTCGACTACCGACGACGAGCTCGTCACCGAGTTGCTGGGTGATGTAGCGTGGAGCAACGAAGGATTGTTCGCCATGTCGCAAGGGCTCAGGCGCCTTGCGGAAATCGGCGGAGAGCGCGTGAAACTACCTGCGATCGAATGGGAGATCAGCCAGTGA